A genomic stretch from Microbacterium proteolyticum includes:
- a CDS encoding ComEC/Rec2 family competence protein: MSTRRALRRRALRPVSVAATTWAAAGLATCVPDAILLAVLLGVLSCIATAVLVRWRRPVLAVVAVALACSAAAAGTVASLAPVRSQIAALQAEGGRHLELDVTVTGRIDGSADGGAWFDAVASTVRAGDATVTGAVPARVLVDAEGRAALSRAGMGSAVQLSGRAVPAASGERAALVVRADEVVAAAEPGGVWAWLESVRDGLVASTRGLPQPGAGLVPGLAVGDTSSLDPATETAMTASSLSHLTAVSGANCAIVVGAAFALFALCGARRAVRVGGAIIVLAAFVALVTPEPSVIRAAAMALVAMLALALGRPAIGVAVLSLAVTVLLVLDPWLSRSLGFALSAAATGALLVLARPLAAGLQRWMPRALALALAVPTSAQVVCGPLIVLIDPHVPLLGVAANLVADPAAAPATIAGALACIAPFPWLRDGLTALAWVPAAWIAAVAHTTAGIGAQNLPWPDGPAGAGLLALLGGAIAVAVIRPRRLPRTTLVAALTTAVALGVVLAQTAVRTVAGPLTVPSAWQIAMCDVGQGDATLWRSGGAVALVDTGPEPEALTRCLDRFGVGRLDLLVLTHFDLDHVGGTPAVIGRTALVVHGPVDGAADARLLDRLHAGGAHLEEATTGTGGALGTTHWQALGPPPRAEPGNDASVAIDVVGAGFPRTVMLGDLGQEAQAALRRRVDVPRVQVVKVSHHGSADQDADLYRELHPAVGLIGVGADNRYGHPTGKLLAMLTAIGTAIGRTDGDGALAVWLDGEGRLTLWREHVGAAASAAPVDVGTGR; this comes from the coding sequence GGACCGTGGCATCCCTCGCCCCCGTCCGAAGCCAGATCGCTGCGTTGCAGGCGGAAGGGGGTCGCCACCTCGAACTCGACGTGACGGTCACCGGCCGCATCGACGGCTCCGCCGACGGGGGCGCGTGGTTCGACGCGGTGGCCTCGACAGTGCGGGCGGGCGATGCGACGGTCACCGGGGCGGTGCCGGCTCGGGTGCTCGTCGACGCGGAGGGGAGAGCCGCGCTGTCGCGCGCCGGGATGGGAAGCGCGGTGCAGCTGTCGGGGCGGGCCGTTCCGGCGGCGTCGGGCGAGCGTGCGGCCCTCGTGGTGCGGGCCGACGAGGTGGTCGCGGCCGCCGAGCCGGGCGGCGTGTGGGCGTGGTTGGAGAGTGTTCGCGACGGTCTCGTGGCGTCGACGCGAGGCCTGCCGCAGCCGGGAGCCGGGCTGGTCCCCGGGCTCGCCGTCGGCGACACGTCGAGCCTCGACCCCGCGACGGAGACGGCGATGACTGCGTCCTCCCTGTCGCATCTCACCGCGGTCTCCGGTGCCAACTGCGCGATCGTCGTCGGTGCCGCCTTTGCGCTGTTCGCGCTGTGCGGTGCACGCCGGGCGGTCCGCGTCGGGGGAGCGATCATCGTGCTCGCGGCCTTCGTCGCCCTGGTGACCCCCGAGCCCAGCGTCATCCGGGCTGCGGCGATGGCCCTCGTGGCGATGCTGGCGCTCGCACTCGGCAGGCCCGCCATCGGGGTCGCGGTGCTGTCGCTGGCGGTCACCGTGCTGCTCGTGCTCGATCCGTGGTTGAGCCGATCGCTCGGCTTCGCGCTGTCAGCGGCGGCCACCGGCGCGCTGCTCGTGCTGGCGCGCCCCCTCGCCGCCGGGCTGCAGCGATGGATGCCGCGCGCTCTCGCGCTCGCCCTCGCCGTTCCCACGTCCGCCCAAGTGGTGTGCGGACCCCTCATCGTGCTGATCGACCCGCACGTGCCCCTGCTCGGCGTCGCGGCCAACCTGGTGGCCGACCCTGCGGCGGCGCCGGCGACCATCGCCGGAGCGCTCGCGTGCATCGCACCGTTCCCGTGGCTGCGCGACGGACTCACCGCCCTCGCGTGGGTACCCGCCGCGTGGATCGCGGCCGTCGCGCACACGACCGCCGGTATCGGCGCACAGAACCTCCCCTGGCCGGATGGACCGGCGGGGGCGGGGCTCCTGGCCCTTCTGGGCGGTGCCATCGCGGTCGCCGTCATCCGTCCGCGACGTCTGCCGCGCACCACCCTGGTCGCCGCGCTCACGACCGCGGTGGCCCTCGGCGTCGTCCTGGCGCAGACGGCCGTTCGGACGGTCGCGGGGCCGCTGACCGTTCCGTCGGCGTGGCAGATCGCGATGTGCGACGTCGGCCAGGGTGACGCCACCCTCTGGCGATCGGGGGGCGCGGTGGCGCTGGTCGACACCGGACCCGAACCCGAGGCGCTCACGCGCTGCCTCGACCGCTTCGGCGTCGGCCGCCTCGATCTGCTCGTGCTGACCCACTTCGACCTCGACCACGTCGGGGGAACGCCCGCCGTCATCGGGCGCACCGCGCTCGTGGTGCACGGTCCCGTCGACGGCGCGGCCGACGCGAGGCTGCTCGACCGCCTGCACGCGGGCGGTGCGCATCTGGAAGAGGCCACGACCGGGACGGGTGGTGCGCTCGGCACGACCCACTGGCAGGCGCTGGGACCGCCGCCGCGCGCCGAGCCCGGCAACGACGCGAGCGTCGCGATCGACGTCGTGGGCGCGGGCTTCCCTCGCACCGTGATGCTCGGCGACCTCGGACAGGAAGCGCAGGCCGCTCTGCGCCGACGCGTGGATGTTCCGCGCGTGCAGGTGGTGAAGGTGTCGCACCACGGCAGCGCCGATCAGGATGCCGACCTGTACCGGGAGCTGCACCCCGCCGTCGGTCTCATCGGCGTGGGCGCCGACAACCGCTACGGACACCCCACCGGAAAGTTGCTGGCGATGCTGACGGCCATCGGCACCGCCATCGGGCGCACCGACGGCGACGGCGCCCTGGCCGTCTGGCTCGACGGCGAGGGTCGGCTGACCCTCTGGCGGGAGCATGTCGGAGCGGCTGCGTCCGCCGCCCCGGTCGATGTCGGAACCGGTCGGTAG